In Bordetella genomosp. 10, the genomic window CCATGGTGAAGAACACCTATGCCGCGTTGACCGCGGCGGGCTGAGGGTTGAGGGCGCGCATCGCAATCCCGCACGAACCGGGCGGCCATGCAAAAAACCCTTGGGGCATTACCCCCAAGGGTTTTTTTCTATCTACACGCGTACGGAGCGGAAAGGACAACCGGCCCGGAAGGCCGGCTGCCCCGCCGCGTCACCTCAGCGCTTGGGTTCTGGCGCGGCGCCCGAATCCTTGCGGATCTTGGCGACCTGGTCGACGGTGACCGCCGACGCCTTGTTGCCCCAGCTCGAACGCACGAAGGTCAGCACGTCGGCGATGTCCTGGTTGGTCAGGCGATCGTCGAAGGCGGGCATGCCGTAGTGCGTGGGCGCGGCCGTGGTCGACGGCATCTCGCCGCCGCGCAGGACGATGGAGATCAAGGACGTCGGATCGGCTGAATTGACCGCCGAGTTCTGCGCCAGCACCGGGAAGGTCTGCGCGTAGCCCTTGCCCGTCGAACGGTGGCAGGCCATGCAGTTGTCCACGAAGGTCAGCGCGCCGTTGCTGCGGTCGGAACCGGCGACCAGGGCCTTGGACGTGGCGTCGTCGTAGGCCAGCGCCTTGGCGTTGGCATCGACGGGCTTGAGCGTCTTCAGGTACTTGGCGATGGCCGTCAGGTCCTCGTCGCTGGCGTACTGCAGGCTGTGCTCGACCACGTCGGACATCCCGCCGAAGGCGGCCGTATGGTCGTTGCGGCCGCTCTTGAGGAACGCGACGATATCGGCTTCCGTCCACTTGCCCAGGCCGTCGGTGATGTCGCCGCGCAGGTTCTTGGCCAGGTAGTTGTCGATGACGCCGCCCGACAGGAAGGCGGTGTCGTCATCCGACAGCGCCTTTTCCTGGTAGCCCACGCCGCGCGGCGTGTGGCAGGCCGAGCAGTGGCCCAGCCCTTCGACCAGGTACTTGCCGCGCACCACCGCGTCCTTGTCGGCCGGGGCGTCGTCGGTCGCCACGTCGGGCGCATACACGTGGCGCCAGATCGACAGCGGCCAGCGCATGGACAGCGGCCAGGTGATGTCGGAGTCCTTGTTGGCCTGCGACACCGGCTGCACGCCGTGCATGAAGTACGCGTACAAGGCCTTGACGTCCGACGGGCGGATCTTGGCGTAGTTCGGATACGGCATGGCGGGATACAGCGTCGACCCGTCCTTGCCGATGCCATGACGCACGGCGTTGTCGAAGTCTTCCAGCGTGAAGCTGCCGATGCCGGTGTCCTTGTCCGGCGTGATGTTGGTCGAATAGATCTTGCCCACCGGGGTGTCGAAGCCCAGGCCGCCGGCGAAAGGCTTGCCTTTCTCCGCCGTGTGGCAGGCGACGCAATCGCCCAGCTTGGCCAGGTAGGCGCCGCGCGCGATGAGCTGTTGATCTTCCGAGGAAGCGGCCGGGGCCTGGGACGCGGCGGGCTGCGCCGGCGATTGGCTCCAGGCCGCGGTGGCGGCGGTGGCGCCGGCCAGGACGAGGGTCGCGAGAGCGTAACGATTCAGCATGTCGATTCCCCTTCTCAAGCCTGCACCAGCGGACCGGGCGACTTCAGGTATTGCTCCTTGATCGCCTTCACGGCGTGGTAGGCCAAGGCCACCACGGCGCCCGTGGGGTTGTAGCCCATGTTCTGCGGGAACGCCGAGGCGCCCAGCACGAACAGGTTGGAAACATCCCAGCTTTGCAGGTACTTGTTGACCACGCTGTTCGACGGGTTGGTGCCCATGATGGCGCCGCCGGTCGTGTGGGTCGACTGATAGACGCGGGTGTCGTAGTGCTGGCCCTTCTTGCGGATGGCGCGGATGACCTTCTCCGGCTTCATCGCCTTGCCCACTTCTTCCATGCGGTCGCCCAGGTAGCCGAGCATGTCGTATTCGTTGTCATGCCAGTCGAAGGTCATGCGCAGCAGCGGCAGGCCGTGCACGTCCTTGTACGTGGGATCCAGGTCCAGGTAGGCGTCGCGGTACGACATCACCGAACCGGAAATGCCGATCGTCATGTAGCGCTGGTAGGCGTCGGCCACGCCGGCCTTCCACTTGCTGCCCCAGCCGGGCGTGCCCGGCGGCGTCGGCGTCTGGTTGATGGGACGGCCGCCGTAGCGCACGTGGCGGATGCTGGCGCCGCCCAGGAAGCCGAGCTTGCCGTGGTCGAACTGCCCGCCGTTGAGGTCGTCCATGCCGACGCCGCCGGCGCCCGTGCCGATGAAGGGGTTCAGCGTGGTGCCCTTGGGCAGCATCACGTTGATGGCGCCGTTCATCTGGTACGCGTAGTTCTTGCCGACCACGCCCTCGCCCGTCTTGGGATCGTAGGGCTTGCCGATGCCCGACAGCAGCAGCAGGCGCACGTTGTGCATCTGGTAGGCCGCCGAGATCACGAGATCCGCGGGCTGTTCGGTTTCGCGGCCCTGGGCGTCGATGTAGGTCACGCCGGTGGCCTTCTTCTTGTCCGAGTCCAGGTTGATGCGCACCACCTGGGAATGCGGGCGGACCTCGAAGTTTTCCTTCTTCAGCAGCACCGGCAGGATGGTGGTCTGCGGCGACGCCTTCGAGTACATGTAGCAGCCGAAGTCTTCGCAGAAACCGCAGAAATTACAGGGGCCGAGACGCACGCCGTAGAAGTTGGTGTACGGCTGCGAGGCGTTCGCCGCGGGCGCCGGATACGGATGGAAGCCGACTTCCTTCGCCGCCTTTTCGAACAACTGGGCGCCCAGCGTATTGACCAGGGGCGGATTCGGATAGTCGCGCTTGCGCGGGCCTTCCAGGGGGTTGCCGCCTTCGACGATCTTGCCGTTCAGGTTGCCGGCCTTGCCGGACGTGCCCATCAGGTATTCGCCCTTGTCGAAATGCTCTTCCATTTCGTCGTAGGTGACGCCGAAATCCTGGATGGTCATGTTTTCCGGGATGAACTTCTTGCCGTAGCGTTCCTCGTAGTGCGAACGCAACTGCAGTTCCTCCGGCAGCATGCGGTAGTGCATGCCGTTCCAGTGGAAGCCCGCGCCGCCCACGCCGTTGCCCAGCAGGAAGGAACCGTTCTGGCGGTAAGGCACGGCCAGGTCGTTGGGGCTGTGGCGGATGGTGACGGTCTCCTTGGCCAGCTCCTGGAACAGCTTGCCGCGCGAGACGTACTCCAGTTCGTCGATGACCTTGGGATATTGCGCGTCGGTCGGGGTGTCGCGCATCGCGCCGCGCTCCAGCGCGACCACGTTCAGGCCTTCGCTGGTCAGTTCCTGCGCGAGGATGGACCCCGTCCAGCCGAGGCCGATGATGACGACGTCGACTTTATCTTTTTTGATTGCCATGAATTAACCTCGGCGTCCGGAGATCGAAACAGGCCCGTACGGGTACTTTTCGCCGGGGCGGGTGGCCCAGTCGGCGAAGTCGGCACGGGCACCAGGGAAGCCCATCAGCTTCCAGCCCACCATGTCGGCGTTGCCGCCGTGGATGGGATCGGAAAGGAAGCCTTCCTTGGTGTTCTTCAGCAGATAGCTGAAGAAGGTGTTGGCGGGCACCTGGTCGAACTTGACCTTGTTGTGCTCCATATCGCTCAACACCGTTTCCTGCGTGGCGTGATCCAGATCGGCGAAGATCTTGTTGTATTGCTTCTTGCAATAGGCATCGCAGGCCGCGATGCCGAGGCGATAGATGTCGCGCGGCGCCAGGCTCAACTGGTAGCCCATTTCCGGCGGCTGGTCCGTATGGAAAGGCCCTTGCATGTACCACAGCTTGCCGTGGCCGTAAGGCAGTTCCATCTGCTTGTCGAGGAAGACCGGAACCTGCGCGGCCACCGCGCCGGGTCCCAGCTCGTCGGCGGGGATCAGGCGGTCGACCGCGGCGTGGAGGAATTTCCACTCGTCCGCGGTGAAATAACGGGGGTCGTAGGGGGCGTTGCTGCTGGGGGCGGCGGCCGTCGGGGTCGACGTGCCGCTGCTACAGGCCGTTTGCGTGAGCGCCGCGCCCGTCGCCAGCGTCGACGCTGGAACGATGGAAATCACCTGGCGCAAAAACTTGCGTCGCGGCTCTTGATCGTCATTGGACATGGATGTCTTCGCTAGTGTCCAGGACACTGACGCGAGTCGGCAACACGGTATCGCCTCGCATCAGGACCCTGATGATTTGAGAAAAAACGCGAGATCGTTTCCGGAACTGCACATGGGTCTATGCCCATGTCCCCACCCTGCACCGCAGCTATGCCTTGCCCAACTACTGCACGAATGACAGATCAGCAAGCGGCCAAGTCATGGGGCTGACCGCAAAAAAAAAGCAAAAATAACTACGACGCAATCGGCAATTCATTAATCGATCGCGTGGGAATGTTAACTCTTTTCTAACAGATGAGGAAAATCAGGCGCAGAAATTTCGCTGAATTTCCCCTGAGTAACGATGCGTAATCCACGTGGACTTTTGATTATCCCGGTTCCCATGAACGCCATTAAGGCGCGGTTAAAAGCGTAATGGGCTTAGTTAAACGCGGAATGCAATCGATTAACGCCGCGGTGACGGAAATCACGGCGCGAACGTTTCGTCCAGCGTGCGCATGCGCGAATTGTTGATATGTTCGCGCATCGCGTCGCGCGCCTCGTCGGCCTGTTCGTTCCTGATGGCGAGAAAGATACGTTCGTGTTCCCGCTGCACCTGGCGTCCGCGGCTGGCCTCGCTGGCCAGCGCCAGGCTGCGCATGACCCGCATGTAGTCGAAGATCTGCGTGGCCAGGGATTGCAGCGCGGTGACGAAGAGATCGTTGCGACAGGCCAGCGCGACGGCCTGGTGGAAACGGAAATCCGCTTCGTTGCCGACCTGGCGGTTGTCCAGCGCGCGCTGCATGTCGGCGAGCGCGGATTCCATGGCGGCCAGGTCGTCGTCGTTGCGGCGCAGGGCCGCCATGTAGGCGGCATCGCCTTCGATGGCGCGGCGCAGTTCCATGCAGCGCACCAGTTCGGCCAGGCCGCCGATGGGCGCCAGCCTGACCAGTTCGGGGCTGGGCCGATGCCGCACATACGAGCCGGCGCCGCGTTGCGAGACGACGATGCCGTCGGTCTGCAGGCGGAACAGCGCCTCGCGCACCACGGGCCGGGACACGCCGAAGGCCGCGCACAGTTCGAACTCGGAAGGCAGGCGGCTTTCCTCGGGATATTTGCCCTGGGTGATCTGCCGCAGCAGTTGATCGTAGAGCTGGTCGGCAAGGCGCGGCGGCCGTTCGGGGGTACGAAGGCCTTCGGTCGCACGGGGGGCGTCGGCGGCGCGCGCGGCGTCCGGCGCCGCGGCTGGCCGGGGAGAAAGGTTGCGAGCTTTTTTCATGGCAGGCGGCCTGGGCCGCGCGGCGGAGTTTTTTTCGGCGGCCAGTATATCGCCCGCTCCGCGGCGCGGAAGAAAGTGCGAGCGGAAGTGCAAACACTAGTTGCCTTACAACTTAACAATAATGTAATTTACCCAAAAATCCTATTCACGGAGACGAGCGCAATCCGCCGCGGGGCAAGCCCCTTTCGCAGTGCCAGTTTGCAGTGCCGATACGCAGTACCAATAACGCAGTGCCCATAAAAACCCAGGAGACAATCGATGTTGAACAAACTGTTGCGCGCCAGTTGCGCGGCGCTCGGACTCGCCGCCCTGACTACCCTGGCGGTCCCCGCCGCGCAGGCGCAGGTAGGCAATCCCATCCGTATCGTCGTGCCCTTCAATCCGGGCGGCGGCTCCGACCTCTTCGCCCGCCTGGTGGCGCCCGGCCTGGGCAAGGCGCTCAATGAAAACGTCATCGTAGAGAACCGCGCGGGCGCGGGCGGCATCATCGGCACGGAAACCGTGGTGCGCTCCCGGCCCGAGGACAAGATGCTGCTGGTGGCCGATTCCGCCGTCTACACCATCATCCCTGCGCTCTATCCCAAGCTGCAGTACAAGCGCAGCGACCTGATCCCCGTGGCCAACCTGGCGATGTTCGGCAACGTGCTGGTGGTGGCCGCCAACTCCCGCTTCAAGACCTTCCAGGACGTGCTCGCGGCCGCGCGCAAATCGCCCGGCACATTGACCATCGGCTCGGCCGGCACGGGCAGCATCACGCACCTGACTGCCGAGAAGCTGATGCAGGCCGCCAACATCAAGCTGGTGCACGTGCCGTACAAGGGCAGCGGACCGGCCATCACCGACACCGCCGGCGGCCATCTCGACATGGTCTTCACCGGCCTGCCCTCGGTGCTGGAGCTGCTGCACGCCGGCAAGCTGCGCGCGCTGGCCATCGCCACGCCCGAACGTTCGGCCGACGCGCCCGACGTGCCCACCATCAGCGAATCCGGCGTGCCCGGCTTCACCTCCATGATCTCGCAAGGGCTGTTCGCGCCGCCCAATACGCCGCCCAAGACCGTCGCCGCCATGAACGCCGCCGTCGTCGCCCTGATGCGCGAGCCGGACATGCAGGCCACGCTGCGCAAGATGATGGTGGCCCCGGTGGACCAGTCGGCCGACGCCTACAAGCAATGGCTGGACAAGGAATCCACGGACTGGGCCGCCTTGATCAAGTCCGCCAAGGTGCACGTGGAGTAACGTGGCACAGGAAAGGCGACGCAGGAACCCCTTTCGTCAAACCCGGAGAAACGATCGATGATAGATGTCTACGCCTGGCGCACCACCAACGGCTTGCGCGCCACCATCGCCCTGGCCGAATCCGGCCTGCCCCATCGGGTCATCCCGATAGACGTGGGCGCCGGCGCCCATAAGGCGCCGGAATACCTGCGCGTGAACCCGGCCAGCCAGATCCCCGCCATCGTCGATCCCGACGGTCCCGGCGGCCAGCCGCTGACGCTGGCGCAATCCGGCGCCATCGTGCTTTACGCCTGCCAGAAGGCCGGCCGCCACGTTCCCGCCGATCCCGCCGACTACTTCCGCGCCATGCAATGGTGCATGCAGGCCGCCAGCGACATCGCCGGCACCAGCGCCGCCATGAACCAGGTGGAGAACGTGGCCCCGGAGAAGGTGCCCAGCACCATCGAATTGTTCCGCAAGCGTTTCCTGCGCTATTTCGGCATCGCCGAAAAGCAGTTGCAGGGCCGTGAATACCTGGCCGGCCCGCTCAGCTTCGCCGACTTCATGCTCTATCCCAATTACGCCTTGCGCCGCGACCTGCTGCCGCCGGGCGACTTCCCCGCGCTGGCCGCCTGGGGCGAGCGCATGGCCGCGCGCGCCGGCGTGCAGCAAGGCATGCGCCTTTACACCGAGAAACCCTGAGGGCCGACGGGATGAAAATCGACAACGTCACCCTCACCCTGTTCTCCTGGGACGACATCCCGCCGACCAGCTACGCGGCGCATACCGGCAAGTTCGCCGGTTCCAGCAAGCTGGGGCTGCTGG contains:
- a CDS encoding glutathione S-transferase family protein, which encodes MIDVYAWRTTNGLRATIALAESGLPHRVIPIDVGAGAHKAPEYLRVNPASQIPAIVDPDGPGGQPLTLAQSGAIVLYACQKAGRHVPADPADYFRAMQWCMQAASDIAGTSAAMNQVENVAPEKVPSTIELFRKRFLRYFGIAEKQLQGREYLAGPLSFADFMLYPNYALRRDLLPPGDFPALAAWGERMAARAGVQQGMRLYTEKP
- a CDS encoding FadR/GntR family transcriptional regulator codes for the protein MKKARNLSPRPAAAPDAARAADAPRATEGLRTPERPPRLADQLYDQLLRQITQGKYPEESRLPSEFELCAAFGVSRPVVREALFRLQTDGIVVSQRGAGSYVRHRPSPELVRLAPIGGLAELVRCMELRRAIEGDAAYMAALRRNDDDLAAMESALADMQRALDNRQVGNEADFRFHQAVALACRNDLFVTALQSLATQIFDYMRVMRSLALASEASRGRQVQREHERIFLAIRNEQADEARDAMREHINNSRMRTLDETFAP
- a CDS encoding GMC family oxidoreductase, with protein sequence MAIKKDKVDVVIIGLGWTGSILAQELTSEGLNVVALERGAMRDTPTDAQYPKVIDELEYVSRGKLFQELAKETVTIRHSPNDLAVPYRQNGSFLLGNGVGGAGFHWNGMHYRMLPEELQLRSHYEERYGKKFIPENMTIQDFGVTYDEMEEHFDKGEYLMGTSGKAGNLNGKIVEGGNPLEGPRKRDYPNPPLVNTLGAQLFEKAAKEVGFHPYPAPAANASQPYTNFYGVRLGPCNFCGFCEDFGCYMYSKASPQTTILPVLLKKENFEVRPHSQVVRINLDSDKKKATGVTYIDAQGRETEQPADLVISAAYQMHNVRLLLLSGIGKPYDPKTGEGVVGKNYAYQMNGAINVMLPKGTTLNPFIGTGAGGVGMDDLNGGQFDHGKLGFLGGASIRHVRYGGRPINQTPTPPGTPGWGSKWKAGVADAYQRYMTIGISGSVMSYRDAYLDLDPTYKDVHGLPLLRMTFDWHDNEYDMLGYLGDRMEEVGKAMKPEKVIRAIRKKGQHYDTRVYQSTHTTGGAIMGTNPSNSVVNKYLQSWDVSNLFVLGASAFPQNMGYNPTGAVVALAYHAVKAIKEQYLKSPGPLVQA
- a CDS encoding gluconate 2-dehydrogenase subunit 3 family protein, with translation MSNDDQEPRRKFLRQVISIVPASTLATGAALTQTACSSGTSTPTAAAPSSNAPYDPRYFTADEWKFLHAAVDRLIPADELGPGAVAAQVPVFLDKQMELPYGHGKLWYMQGPFHTDQPPEMGYQLSLAPRDIYRLGIAACDAYCKKQYNKIFADLDHATQETVLSDMEHNKVKFDQVPANTFFSYLLKNTKEGFLSDPIHGGNADMVGWKLMGFPGARADFADWATRPGEKYPYGPVSISGRRG
- a CDS encoding c-type cytochrome translates to MLNRYALATLVLAGATAATAAWSQSPAQPAASQAPAASSEDQQLIARGAYLAKLGDCVACHTAEKGKPFAGGLGFDTPVGKIYSTNITPDKDTGIGSFTLEDFDNAVRHGIGKDGSTLYPAMPYPNYAKIRPSDVKALYAYFMHGVQPVSQANKDSDITWPLSMRWPLSIWRHVYAPDVATDDAPADKDAVVRGKYLVEGLGHCSACHTPRGVGYQEKALSDDDTAFLSGGVIDNYLAKNLRGDITDGLGKWTEADIVAFLKSGRNDHTAAFGGMSDVVEHSLQYASDEDLTAIAKYLKTLKPVDANAKALAYDDATSKALVAGSDRSNGALTFVDNCMACHRSTGKGYAQTFPVLAQNSAVNSADPTSLISIVLRGGEMPSTTAAPTHYGMPAFDDRLTNQDIADVLTFVRSSWGNKASAVTVDQVAKIRKDSGAAPEPKR
- a CDS encoding Bug family tripartite tricarboxylate transporter substrate binding protein: MLNKLLRASCAALGLAALTTLAVPAAQAQVGNPIRIVVPFNPGGGSDLFARLVAPGLGKALNENVIVENRAGAGGIIGTETVVRSRPEDKMLLVADSAVYTIIPALYPKLQYKRSDLIPVANLAMFGNVLVVAANSRFKTFQDVLAAARKSPGTLTIGSAGTGSITHLTAEKLMQAANIKLVHVPYKGSGPAITDTAGGHLDMVFTGLPSVLELLHAGKLRALAIATPERSADAPDVPTISESGVPGFTSMISQGLFAPPNTPPKTVAAMNAAVVALMREPDMQATLRKMMVAPVDQSADAYKQWLDKESTDWAALIKSAKVHVE